The following proteins are encoded in a genomic region of Arachis ipaensis cultivar K30076 chromosome B02, Araip1.1, whole genome shotgun sequence:
- the LOC107626087 gene encoding uncharacterized protein LOC107626087, translated as MNDKKIYPEVPILLQDEGCQEMKANIKNRRWEELTSPITKINANILREFYANTPRLDMNIAPTYKSYVRGTEVDFSSKAIMKVLGLRTVHFDEPGYHQRISEDPNYDKITSEIYVVNTDWVGDANNKYKYLRRGNLTPEAKGWYELVKRSILGTVNTSEVNKKRAVMLYCIIVGGEVKVHEIITSDIQRIAEKNSAGAWLYYPSTIMRVCMKAEVPVEDANPIWLNPGLPVTFERMMVVTKAQQSRRPQKGRRREEPQGEQEEQQ; from the coding sequence ATGAACGATAAAAAGATATATCCAGAAGTTCCAATTCTATTACAAGATGAAGGATGCCAGGAAATGAAAGCCAACATTAAAAATAGGAGATGGGAAGAGCTCACCTCACCAATCACTAAGATCAATGCCAACATCTTaagggaattctatgctaataccCCAAGGCTTGATATGAATATAGCTCCAACCTACAAGAGCTATGTAAGGGGAACGGAAGTTGATTTCAGTTCAAAGGCTATCATGAAAGTCTTAGGCCTACGAACAGTCCATTTTGATGAGCCAGGGTACCACCAAAGAATAAGTGAAGACCCAAACTATGATAAAATTACTAGTGAAATCTATGTGGTGAACACGGATTGGGTAGGAGATGCCAACAATAAGTACAAATACTTGAGAAGAGGAAATCTCACCCCTGAAGCAAAAGGGTGGTATGAGCTAGTAAAAAGATCGATCTTAGGCACAGTGAACACTTCAGAGGTCAACAAAAAAAGAGCTGTCATGTTATATTGTATAATAGTGGGAGGAGAAGTGAAGGTTCACGAGATCATTACAAGTGATATTCAAAGGATTGCAGAGAAGAATTCGGCTGGAGCTTGGCTATACTACCCAAGCACCATCATGCGGGTGTGCATGAAGGCCGAAGTGCCAGTGGAGGATGCAAACCCAATATGGTTGAATCCAGGCCTACCTGTAACCTTCGAGAGGATGATGGTTGTCACAAAAGCACAACAAAGTCGAAGGCCAcaaaaagggagaagaagagaagaaccaCAAGGAGAACAGGAGGAACAGCAATAA